From a region of the Suncus etruscus isolate mSunEtr1 chromosome 11, mSunEtr1.pri.cur, whole genome shotgun sequence genome:
- the CREBL2 gene encoding cAMP-responsive element-binding protein-like 2 isoform X1, producing the protein MDDSKVVGGKVKKPGKRGRKPAKIDLKAKLERSRQSARECRARKKLRYQYLEELVSSRETAICGLREELEMYKQWCTAMDQGKIPSEIKALLTFEEQTKPQQSVVVVSRHTKAGKTDAHSNSWITPGGAQGTLQDAGMEPGSAVCKGEERGH; encoded by the exons ATGGATGACAGCAAG GTGGTTGGAGGCAAAGTGAAGAAGCCTGGTAAACGTGGGCGGAAGCCGGCCAAGATTGACTTGAAGGCTAAGCTTGAGAGGAGTCGGCAGAGTGCAAGAGAGTGCCGGGCCAGAAAGAAACTCAGATATCAGTATCTGGAAGAGCTGGTGTCCAGTCGGGAGACAGCCATCTGTGGTCTCAGAGAGGAACTGGAAATG TACAAACAGTGGTGCACGGCCATGGACCAAGGAAAAATCCCTTCTGAAATCAAGGCCCTGCTCACTTTCGAGGAACAGACCAAACCTCAGCAGAGCGTCGTTGTCGTCAGCAGACACACAAAAGCCGGGAAGACAGATGCGCACAGCAATTCTT ggatcactcctggtggggctcaggggactctacaggatgccgggatggaaccagggtcggccgtgtgcaag GGTGAAGAGCGTGGACACTGA
- the CREBL2 gene encoding cAMP-responsive element-binding protein-like 2 isoform X2, with the protein MDDSKVVGGKVKKPGKRGRKPAKIDLKAKLERSRQSARECRARKKLRYQYLEELVSSRETAICGLREELEMYKQWCTAMDQGKIPSEIKALLTFEEQTKPQQSVVVVSRHTKAGKTDAHSNSW; encoded by the exons ATGGATGACAGCAAG GTGGTTGGAGGCAAAGTGAAGAAGCCTGGTAAACGTGGGCGGAAGCCGGCCAAGATTGACTTGAAGGCTAAGCTTGAGAGGAGTCGGCAGAGTGCAAGAGAGTGCCGGGCCAGAAAGAAACTCAGATATCAGTATCTGGAAGAGCTGGTGTCCAGTCGGGAGACAGCCATCTGTGGTCTCAGAGAGGAACTGGAAATG TACAAACAGTGGTGCACGGCCATGGACCAAGGAAAAATCCCTTCTGAAATCAAGGCCCTGCTCACTTTCGAGGAACAGACCAAACCTCAGCAGAGCGTCGTTGTCGTCAGCAGACACACAAAAGCCGGGAAGACAGATGCGCACAGCAATTCTT GGTGA